One window of the Alkalispirillum mobile genome contains the following:
- the flhB gene encoding flagellar biosynthesis protein FlhB: MAEESENGQEKTEQPTPKRLQDAKKKGQIPRSRELTTTLLMLFAALGMLMFGGYMGEGIVGLLEWSFQPGREEIFDPKEPIARVHEALGRGLLIVAPFAGLMMLVALIGPVALGGWTFSAQPMIPKPEKMNPVKGIKRIFGPKALIELAKGIAKILVVGSVAALFFYLFQQELRSLALAPLQSAMAHAIELFFIAFFILAASLIVVVAVDVPYQLWDHQKKLRMTRQEVKDEFKQTEGKPEVKGKIRQLQREAAQRRMMEKVPEADVVVTNPTHYSVALQYDQLKMRAPRVIALGKDQVALRIREIASENGIPLFEAPPLARALYHTTDIDQEIPAGLYMAVAQVLAYIYQLRAARGGQGEAPRRPAPDIPEEFRPYADKGAPDSGASER, from the coding sequence ATGGCCGAGGAGAGCGAAAACGGTCAGGAGAAAACCGAACAGCCAACCCCGAAACGGCTACAGGACGCGAAAAAGAAGGGTCAGATTCCGCGCTCGCGCGAGCTGACCACCACGCTGCTGATGCTGTTCGCCGCCCTGGGGATGCTGATGTTCGGCGGCTACATGGGTGAAGGGATCGTCGGTCTGCTGGAATGGTCCTTCCAGCCTGGCCGCGAGGAGATCTTCGACCCGAAGGAGCCCATCGCCCGGGTTCACGAGGCCCTGGGCCGGGGCCTGCTGATCGTCGCCCCCTTCGCCGGCCTGATGATGCTGGTGGCCCTGATCGGGCCGGTAGCGCTCGGGGGCTGGACCTTCAGCGCCCAGCCGATGATCCCGAAGCCGGAAAAGATGAACCCGGTGAAGGGCATCAAGCGCATATTCGGCCCCAAGGCGCTGATCGAGCTGGCCAAGGGCATCGCCAAGATCCTGGTGGTGGGCTCGGTGGCGGCGCTGTTCTTCTACCTGTTCCAGCAGGAGTTGCGCTCGCTGGCGCTGGCCCCGCTGCAGTCGGCCATGGCCCACGCCATCGAGCTGTTCTTCATCGCCTTCTTCATTTTGGCTGCTTCCCTGATCGTCGTGGTGGCGGTCGATGTCCCCTACCAGCTCTGGGACCACCAGAAGAAGCTGCGCATGACCCGCCAGGAGGTGAAGGACGAATTCAAGCAGACCGAGGGCAAGCCCGAGGTCAAGGGCAAGATCCGTCAGTTGCAGCGGGAGGCCGCCCAGCGCCGAATGATGGAGAAGGTGCCCGAGGCGGACGTGGTGGTGACCAACCCCACGCACTACTCCGTGGCGCTGCAGTACGACCAGCTGAAGATGCGTGCGCCACGGGTGATCGCCCTGGGCAAGGACCAGGTGGCGCTGCGCATCCGCGAGATCGCCAGTGAAAACGGCATCCCGCTGTTCGAGGCGCCGCCGTTGGCACGGGCCTTGTATCACACTACGGACATCGACCAGGAGATCCCCGCCGGCCTGTACATGGCCGTGGCCCAGGTGCTGGCCTACATCTACCAGCTCCGGGCCGCGCGGGGCGGGCAAGGCGAGGCACCGCGCCGCCCGGCGCCGGACATCCCGGAGGAGTTCCGGCCCTACGCCGACAAGGGGGCGCCGGATAGCGGGGCGTCAGAGCGATGA
- the flhA gene encoding flagellar biosynthesis protein FlhA, protein MNATLMDNLRSVGPLGLGTPLLVVALLMMLVVPLPPIGLDLLFTFNIVLSLSILLVTVYAMRPLDFAVFPTILLIATLLRLALNVASTRIILLDGHTGTAAAGRVIESFGEFVIGGNYAVGLVVFAILIIINFVVVTKGAGRVAEVSARFTLDALPGKQMAIDADLNAGIIDQKQAKERREDVAREADFYGSMDGASKFVRGDAIAGILILVINLIGGLSIGMLQHDMIFGDAVRNYSLLTIGDGLVAQIPSLVLSTATAIIVTRVADSQKMSDAVTSQLFSNPRVLWVVGGVIFFLGLIPGMPLLPFAFFGTVCLTAAYLITQRQKETAEAEAQGSAAAAGEQAEEKSPEQRELSWDDVPPVDVVGLEVGYGLIPMVDRNQGGQLLTRIKGVRKKLSQDLGFLVQPVHIRDNLDLGPNAYRISIKGVPVAEAEVQPGRELAINPGSVQGELKGIPTKDPAFGLEAVWIESSQRDYAQTLGYTVVDTSTVIATHLSQLVQQNAHRLLGHEEVQKLLDILGQSQPKLVEEVVPNTLPLSVVVKVLQNLLEERIPVRDMRSIVETLAEYGARSKDPAQLTQAVREALGRQIVQNIAGMTRELPVMTLDPQLEQMLLNAVQGGGESSGGFEPGLAERLQQSLADTTRKQEMSGQPAVLLTSPQLRNWLQRLIRHSVPSLHVLSYNEIPDDRQVRIVATVGQQQQVGSGQ, encoded by the coding sequence ATGAACGCCACCCTGATGGACAACCTGCGCAGCGTCGGCCCCCTGGGCCTGGGCACGCCCCTGCTGGTGGTGGCCCTGCTGATGATGCTGGTGGTGCCGCTGCCGCCCATCGGGCTGGACCTGCTGTTCACCTTCAACATCGTCCTGTCACTGTCCATCCTGCTGGTCACCGTCTACGCCATGCGGCCGCTGGACTTCGCGGTCTTCCCCACCATATTGCTCATCGCCACGTTGCTGCGTCTGGCGCTGAACGTGGCCTCCACCCGCATCATCCTGCTGGACGGCCATACCGGCACCGCCGCCGCCGGCCGGGTGATCGAGTCCTTCGGCGAATTCGTCATCGGCGGCAACTACGCCGTCGGGCTGGTGGTGTTCGCCATCCTGATCATCATCAACTTCGTGGTGGTCACCAAGGGCGCGGGCCGGGTGGCGGAGGTGTCCGCCCGCTTCACCCTGGACGCGCTGCCCGGCAAGCAGATGGCCATCGACGCCGACCTGAACGCCGGCATCATCGACCAGAAGCAGGCCAAGGAGCGGCGCGAGGATGTGGCGCGCGAGGCGGACTTCTACGGTTCCATGGACGGGGCCAGCAAGTTCGTGCGCGGCGACGCCATCGCCGGCATCCTGATCCTGGTGATCAACCTGATCGGCGGGCTGTCCATCGGCATGCTGCAGCACGACATGATCTTCGGCGATGCCGTGCGCAACTACTCGCTGCTGACCATCGGCGACGGCCTGGTGGCGCAGATCCCTTCGCTGGTGCTGTCTACTGCCACGGCGATCATTGTTACCCGGGTGGCGGACAGCCAGAAGATGAGCGATGCGGTCACCAGCCAGCTCTTCAGCAACCCGCGGGTGCTGTGGGTGGTCGGTGGCGTGATCTTCTTCCTGGGCCTGATTCCCGGCATGCCGCTGCTCCCCTTCGCCTTCTTCGGCACCGTCTGCCTGACGGCCGCTTACCTGATCACTCAACGCCAGAAGGAGACCGCCGAGGCCGAGGCGCAAGGTAGCGCCGCCGCTGCCGGCGAGCAGGCCGAGGAGAAATCCCCGGAGCAGCGCGAGCTCAGCTGGGATGACGTGCCGCCAGTGGATGTGGTCGGCCTGGAGGTGGGCTACGGCCTGATTCCGATGGTGGACCGCAACCAGGGTGGGCAGCTGCTCACCCGGATCAAGGGCGTGCGCAAGAAGCTCTCGCAGGATCTCGGCTTCCTGGTGCAGCCGGTGCATATCCGCGACAACCTGGACCTGGGGCCGAACGCCTACCGGATCTCCATCAAGGGCGTGCCGGTGGCCGAGGCAGAGGTGCAGCCGGGGCGCGAGCTGGCCATCAACCCGGGCAGTGTGCAGGGCGAGCTGAAGGGTATCCCCACCAAGGACCCGGCCTTCGGCCTGGAGGCGGTCTGGATCGAGTCTTCGCAGCGGGATTACGCCCAGACTCTGGGCTACACGGTGGTGGACACCAGCACGGTGATCGCCACCCACCTGTCGCAGCTGGTGCAACAGAACGCCCACCGCCTGCTGGGGCACGAGGAGGTGCAGAAGCTGCTGGATATCCTCGGCCAGAGCCAGCCCAAGCTGGTGGAGGAGGTGGTGCCCAACACCCTGCCGTTGTCGGTGGTGGTGAAGGTGTTGCAGAACCTGCTGGAGGAGCGCATCCCGGTCCGCGACATGCGCAGCATCGTGGAGACGCTGGCCGAGTACGGCGCCCGCAGCAAGGACCCGGCCCAGCTTACCCAGGCGGTGCGTGAGGCCCTGGGCCGGCAGATCGTGCAGAACATCGCCGGCATGACCCGCGAGTTGCCGGTGATGACCCTCGATCCGCAACTGGAACAGATGTTGCTTAATGCAGTACAGGGCGGCGGGGAATCGTCGGGCGGCTTCGAGCCGGGCCTGGCGGAGCGCCTCCAGCAGTCGCTGGCGGACACCACCCGCAAGCAGGAGATGTCCGGCCAGCCGGCAGTCCTGCTCACCTCGCCGCAACTGAGGAATTGGCTGCAGCGGCTTATCCGCCACAGCGTGCCCAGCCTGCACGTGCTCTCGTACAACGAGATCCCGGATGACCGCCAGGTTCGCATCGTAGCCACCGTGGGCCAGCAACAGCAGGTCGGCAGTGGCCAGTAA
- the flhF gene encoding flagellar biosynthesis protein FlhF: MKIQRIFAEDMRQAIRKVREEHGPDAVILSTKQVEGGVEVISAIDYDKQAVEQAADGGEPGRGLGRPGGLPLGAIGENRARREEQQEAPSTGTGGGFPDPARLNSDKNPAPDGGTSPRRKLDITVGDDDEDELFADLQQAHAESAREARQREGAASGERRPAARRTRGASPTPRVEWAQDPAMNQMREEIRQLRGLFESQLSLMEWSQMGQRHPARAGLLKRLADMGMGSDVARRLADHVQAEADPEEAWAHALQIIERNVAIAEDDILEQGGVMALVGPTGVGKTTTVAKLAARFALKQGRDQVALVSTDTFRIGAQDQLRNFAGILQVPVYNAASGEELAEVLDSLQDKRLVLVDTAGMSQRDVRLAEQFTALRESSRRLRTCLVLSAATQLSTLTESMRAFAAAEPQGCIFTKLDEATSLGGMLTVALRSRLPVTWLGTGQRVPEDLEIARGDKLVERAGALVDEYQQEVDEEALALSLGGARHAGE; this comes from the coding sequence ATGAAGATCCAGCGCATTTTCGCCGAGGACATGCGGCAGGCCATTCGCAAGGTACGCGAGGAGCACGGCCCGGATGCGGTCATCCTCTCCACCAAGCAGGTGGAGGGGGGCGTGGAGGTCATTTCGGCCATCGATTACGACAAGCAGGCGGTGGAACAGGCCGCCGACGGTGGTGAGCCGGGGCGCGGCCTGGGGCGGCCCGGCGGGTTGCCGCTGGGGGCGATCGGCGAGAACCGTGCGCGGCGGGAGGAGCAGCAGGAGGCCCCCTCGACGGGAACGGGCGGTGGGTTCCCCGATCCCGCCCGCCTGAACAGTGACAAAAACCCGGCGCCTGACGGGGGTACGTCGCCCCGCCGGAAGCTCGACATCACCGTGGGTGACGATGACGAGGACGAGTTGTTCGCCGACCTGCAGCAGGCTCACGCCGAGTCCGCGCGCGAGGCCCGGCAGCGGGAGGGCGCCGCGTCCGGAGAACGGCGGCCGGCAGCAAGGCGTACGCGCGGGGCGAGCCCCACGCCGCGGGTGGAGTGGGCGCAGGACCCGGCCATGAATCAGATGCGCGAGGAGATCCGCCAGCTCCGCGGGTTGTTCGAGAGCCAGCTGAGCCTGATGGAGTGGAGCCAGATGGGCCAGCGGCACCCGGCCCGGGCCGGGTTGCTCAAGCGGCTGGCTGACATGGGGATGGGCAGCGACGTGGCGCGCCGGTTGGCGGATCACGTGCAGGCGGAGGCCGACCCGGAGGAGGCCTGGGCCCACGCCTTGCAGATCATCGAGCGCAATGTCGCCATCGCCGAGGATGACATCCTGGAGCAGGGGGGCGTGATGGCCCTGGTCGGTCCCACAGGCGTGGGCAAGACCACCACCGTGGCCAAGCTGGCCGCCCGCTTCGCCCTGAAACAGGGTCGGGACCAGGTGGCGTTGGTGTCCACCGATACCTTCCGTATCGGCGCGCAGGACCAGTTACGGAATTTCGCCGGTATCCTGCAGGTGCCGGTCTACAACGCGGCCAGCGGCGAGGAACTCGCCGAGGTGCTGGACAGCCTGCAGGACAAGCGCCTGGTGCTGGTGGACACCGCCGGCATGAGCCAGCGGGACGTGCGGCTTGCCGAACAGTTCACGGCCCTGCGGGAGAGCAGTCGCCGGCTGCGCACCTGCCTGGTACTGTCGGCAGCCACCCAGTTGAGCACGCTCACCGAATCCATGCGTGCCTTTGCCGCCGCCGAGCCGCAGGGCTGCATCTTCACCAAGCTGGACGAGGCGACCAGTCTGGGCGGTATGCTGACCGTGGCGCTGCGCAGCCGCCTGCCCGTGACCTGGCTGGGGACCGGGCAGCGGGTACCGGAAGACCTTGAGATCGCCAGGGGTGATAAACTGGTCGAGCGCGCCGGCGCCCTGGTGGACGAGTACCAGCAGGAGGTGGACGAGGAGGCCCTGGCGTTGAGCCTGGGTGGCGCGCGACATGCTGGTGAATAA